Genomic DNA from Campylobacter concisus:
ATATTTACCACTTCGTTTTTGGCTAAATTTGCTAGGAATTTATTGTTATTTGAGATCACTTTTAGGTGGTGGTATTTTGAGACGAAATTTAAATTTTCATTTCTTCTCATCGCACCTTTTAAAAGTCCAAGCTCAAGAAGCATCTGAAAGCCATTGCAAATTCCTAAAATGTAGCCACCTTTTTTCGCATGCTCTTTTACAGCCTGCATAGCTGGGCTAAATTTAGCTATCGCAGCCGTTCTTAGATAGTCGCCATAGCTAAAACCACCAGGCAAAACGACTAGATCAGCATCGATCTTATCCTCTTTGTGCCAGATGATCTGCGTTTGGCATCCAAGTAGTTTAAAAGCGTGAGCTGTGTCTTCTTCGCAGTTTGTGCCAGGAAAAAGTATGATCGCTACTTTCATAGCACGATCTCGTAGTCTTCGATGACGGTGTTTGCTAGAAGCTCTTCACACATCACTTTTAGCTGATCTTTTGCTTTATTTTTATCGCTCTCATCGATATCTAAAACGATTTGTTTGCCTATCCTGACATTTGAAACACCGCTAAACTCAAGTGAATTTAGCGCATGCTCCACTGCCTTACCAGCAGGGTCAAGGACCCCGCTTCTTAATGCTATATTTACAACAGCTTTCATCTTTGTCCTTAAGAAAGAATTCTTCTTAAAACTTCTTCGTAAGCTACTTTTACGCTACCAAGGTCTTGTCTAAATCTAT
This window encodes:
- the purS gene encoding phosphoribosylformylglycinamidine synthase subunit PurS yields the protein MKAVVNIALRSGVLDPAGKAVEHALNSLEFSGVSNVRIGKQIVLDIDESDKNKAKDQLKVMCEELLANTVIEDYEIVL
- the purQ gene encoding phosphoribosylformylglycinamidine synthase I, translating into MKVAIILFPGTNCEEDTAHAFKLLGCQTQIIWHKEDKIDADLVVLPGGFSYGDYLRTAAIAKFSPAMQAVKEHAKKGGYILGICNGFQMLLELGLLKGAMRRNENLNFVSKYHHLKVISNNNKFLANLAKNEVVNIPIAHGEGNYYTDEDTLKSLYDNEQVLLKYCDSHGNEINPNGSVDSIAGICDESKRIFGLMPHPERACEKILGTDDGMKMLKGLVW